CCTCGAATGAAACGTCATCAAGAATCGCATTGCCCTCAGCGCCGCGCAGCTTGAGCCCTCGGACACTCAGGACCGGGTCCCGCGGCTTTGCTTCTTCTTTCTTGACTCTCAGCAAGACCTCGCGTCCGACCATCAGTCGCGCAAGGCCCTCGGCCGTAGCTTCGGTTGTCGGCAGGTTCCCGACGACCTTGCCGTCGCGCATCACGGTGATGTTGTCCGAGAGTGCGAGCACTTCGGCGAGCTTGTGGGTGATGATGACGATAGTCTTGCCCTGATCGCGCAGGCTGCGGAGGATGGCAAACATCTCGGCGACTTCCTGGGGAGTGAGCACCGCAGTCGGTTCATCGAGTATCAGGATTCGAGCGCCGCGGTAGAGCGTCTTCAATATCTCGACGCGTTGTTGTTGCCCAACCGACAGATCTGCGATGCGCGCGTCGGGCTCGATCTTCAAACCGTACTGCCCGGATATTTCCCGCACTCGAGCCCGGGCTTTGCGGTAGTCGATTGCCAGACCGCTCGTTGGCTCGGCGCCGAGCACTATGTTTTCGGTGACTGTGAGCGGCTCTACCAGCATGAAGTGCTGATGCACCATGCCGAGCCCCAGCTTGATCGCATCGCCGGGTTTGTCGATTGCGCGCGGCTTGCCGTCGATAAGAATCTCGCCCTCATCGGCCGCATAAAAGCCGTAGAGGATGTTCATCGCGGTCGACTTTCCAGCGCCGTTTTCGCCTATGATCGCGTGGATTGACCGATCGGGAATGGCGAGACTGATGTGATCGTTAGCCAGCACTTCACCGAACCGCTTGGTGATGCCGCGCATCTCGACCGCGTATTCTGGTTGTTTGCTCATATCCGGTTTTTCAAGAGA
This portion of the Acidobacteriota bacterium genome encodes:
- a CDS encoding ABC transporter ATP-binding protein, yielding MSKQPEYAVEMRGITKRFGEVLANDHISLAIPDRSIHAIIGENGAGKSTAMNILYGFYAADEGEILIDGKPRAIDKPGDAIKLGLGMVHQHFMLVEPLTVTENIVLGAEPTSGLAIDYRKARARVREISGQYGLKIEPDARIADLSVGQQQRVEILKTLYRGARILILDEPTAVLTPQEVAEMFAILRSLRDQGKTIVIITHKLAEVLALSDNITVMRDGKVVGNLPTTEATAEGLARLMVGREVLLRVKKEEAKPRDPVLSVRGLKLRGAEGNAILDDVSFEVRGGETLGIAGVEGNGQTELIEVLAGLRKASEGEVLLEGTRIDELDPRQRKRRGIAHIPEDRHRRGLLLSFDLAANSILGVHRDRPISGAVLLNHDVIVERAERLVREYDVRPPNITLPARALSGGNQQKLIVAREFDIKPRLILVAQPTRGVDIGATEFVHRKLIELRDAGAAVLLVSAELDEVLSLSDRVVVIYEGRIVGEADPKTVSEEQIGLMMTGGS